In Cumulibacter soli, one genomic interval encodes:
- the uvrB gene encoding excinuclease ABC subunit UvrB encodes MRAKTDLIPTHGTFEVISEYEPSGDQPTAIRDLERRIKAGEQNVVLLGATGTGKSATTAWLIEKLQRPTLVMAHNKTLAAQLANEFRELLPNNAVEYFVSYYDYYQPEAYVPQTDTYIEKDSSVNEEVERLRHKATMSLLTRRDVVVVATVSCIYGLGTPQEYIDASARLRVGEEYDREQLLRRLVDMQYTRNDIAFSRGTFRVRGDTIEVIPAYEELAVRIEMFGDEVEHLYRLNPLTGEVVSETDEIFIFPATHYAAGPEAVERAVKGIESELEQRLAELERQNKMLEAQRLRMRTQYDVEMIRQVGFCSGIENYSRHLDGREPGSAPSCLLDYFPEDFLLVIDESHQTVPQIGAMYEGDMSRKRTLVDHGFRLPSAVDNRPLKFEEFTERIGQTVYLSATPARYELDLAKGEYVEQVIRPTGLIDPEIVVKPTKGQIDDLVHEIRTRSEKNERVLVTTLTKKMAEDLTDYLLELGIRVRYLHSEVDTLRRVELLKELRKGEFDVLVGINLLREGLDLPEVSLVSILDADKEGFLRSGTSLIQTIGRAARNVSGQVHMYADTITPSMAQAIDETARRREKQRRYNEENGIDPQPLRKKIVDILDGIYQEADEELPVGGSGRSQSRGKKSVPGGSGGEMSGVIPQDVQSLPRAELADLIAKLQEQMLTAARELQFELAARLRDEIADLKKELRNMDRAGV; translated from the coding sequence GTGCGAGCGAAGACAGATTTGATACCGACCCATGGCACCTTCGAGGTGATCAGCGAGTACGAACCGTCCGGTGACCAACCGACCGCTATTCGCGATCTGGAACGTCGGATCAAGGCGGGCGAACAGAACGTGGTGCTGCTGGGCGCCACGGGAACCGGTAAGTCCGCGACCACCGCGTGGCTGATCGAGAAGTTGCAGCGCCCGACGTTGGTCATGGCGCATAACAAGACCCTTGCCGCGCAGCTGGCGAACGAGTTCCGCGAGTTGCTGCCGAACAACGCCGTCGAGTACTTCGTGTCGTACTACGACTACTACCAGCCTGAGGCTTACGTTCCGCAGACCGATACGTATATCGAGAAGGATTCGTCGGTCAATGAAGAGGTCGAACGGTTGCGGCACAAGGCGACCATGTCCTTGTTGACCAGACGGGACGTGGTCGTGGTGGCTACCGTGTCGTGCATTTACGGTCTCGGCACGCCACAGGAGTACATCGACGCGTCGGCGCGGCTGCGGGTGGGCGAGGAGTACGACCGAGAGCAGTTGTTGCGGCGCCTGGTGGACATGCAGTACACCCGCAATGACATCGCGTTCAGCCGCGGTACGTTCCGCGTGCGTGGCGACACGATCGAGGTAATTCCTGCCTACGAGGAACTCGCCGTGCGGATCGAGATGTTCGGCGACGAGGTCGAGCACCTGTATCGGCTGAATCCGCTCACCGGCGAAGTGGTGTCTGAGACTGACGAGATCTTCATCTTCCCCGCCACCCACTACGCCGCCGGACCGGAGGCGGTCGAGCGCGCGGTCAAGGGAATCGAATCCGAGCTTGAGCAGCGCTTGGCCGAACTCGAACGACAGAACAAGATGCTCGAGGCGCAGCGGTTACGCATGCGCACTCAGTACGACGTCGAGATGATCCGGCAGGTCGGGTTCTGTTCCGGGATCGAGAACTATTCGCGGCACCTGGATGGTCGAGAGCCGGGTTCGGCGCCATCGTGCCTGCTTGATTACTTCCCGGAGGATTTCCTGCTGGTCATCGACGAGTCGCATCAGACGGTGCCGCAAATCGGCGCGATGTACGAGGGAGACATGTCCCGCAAGCGCACCCTCGTCGACCACGGGTTCCGGCTACCGAGTGCGGTCGACAACCGGCCGTTGAAGTTTGAGGAGTTCACCGAACGGATCGGGCAGACCGTCTACCTGTCGGCGACGCCGGCGCGGTACGAGTTGGATCTGGCGAAAGGGGAGTACGTCGAGCAGGTGATCCGACCCACCGGCCTCATCGATCCGGAAATCGTCGTCAAACCGACGAAGGGTCAGATCGACGACCTCGTGCATGAGATCCGCACTCGCAGCGAGAAGAACGAACGCGTCTTGGTCACCACGCTGACCAAAAAGATGGCCGAGGACCTCACGGATTACCTGTTGGAGTTAGGAATACGGGTGCGCTACCTGCATTCCGAGGTCGACACGTTGCGCCGCGTTGAACTGCTGAAGGAACTTCGCAAAGGCGAATTCGACGTGCTCGTCGGTATCAACTTGCTGCGTGAGGGGCTCGATCTGCCGGAAGTGTCGCTGGTGTCCATCCTGGATGCCGACAAGGAAGGGTTCCTGCGCAGCGGTACGTCGCTGATCCAAACGATCGGCCGCGCGGCGCGCAACGTGTCCGGGCAGGTGCACATGTACGCCGACACGATCACGCCCTCGATGGCGCAGGCGATCGACGAGACGGCGCGACGTCGCGAGAAGCAGCGACGGTACAACGAAGAAAATGGGATCGACCCGCAACCGCTGCGCAAGAAGATCGTCGACATCCTGGACGGCATTTATCAAGAGGCGGACGAGGAACTTCCGGTAGGCGGTAGCGGTCGATCACAGTCCCGCGGCAAGAAGAGCGTGCCGGGTGGGTCCGGTGGGGAGATGTCCGGGGTAATTCCGCAGGATGTGCAGTCGCTGCCGCGGGCAGAGTTGGCGGACCTGATCGCGAAACTGCAAGAGCAGATGTTGACCGCAGCCCGAGAGTTGCAGTTCGAGCTTGCCGCGCGACTGCGTGATGAGATCGCCGACCTGAAGAAGGAACTGCGAAATATGGACCGCGCCGGCGTCTGA
- a CDS encoding flavodoxin, which produces MTQEAEAGRVLVVHHTVSIGTAAVAESVADGLAIDELAGLEVTTLPALTAGAHDTLSANGVILLCPVNIGYLAGAMKHYFDQIYYPCLEATKSLPYAAVLHSNSDASGALRALEAITTGMQWRPVADPIVVCGDPDADTRAEISELASTLGAYAAGLM; this is translated from the coding sequence ATGACCCAGGAAGCCGAAGCGGGCCGGGTGCTCGTCGTACACCACACGGTGTCGATCGGTACGGCGGCCGTCGCCGAGTCCGTCGCCGACGGACTGGCTATTGACGAGCTCGCTGGCCTGGAGGTAACGACACTGCCGGCGCTGACGGCGGGAGCGCACGACACGCTCAGCGCCAACGGGGTGATCTTGCTGTGCCCGGTGAACATCGGCTATCTCGCCGGCGCCATGAAGCATTACTTCGACCAGATCTATTACCCGTGTCTGGAAGCCACGAAGTCATTGCCGTACGCCGCGGTTCTGCACTCCAACAGCGATGCGTCAGGTGCATTGCGGGCGCTGGAGGCGATCACCACCGGAATGCAGTGGCGCCCGGTCGCCGATCCGATCGTGGTCTGTGGTGATCCCGATGCTGACACCCGCGCCGAGATCAGCGAGTTGGCCAGCACACTCGGGGCGTACGCCGCCGGCCTGATGTAA
- a CDS encoding amidase, which produces MIEQSLRGPFYGKSLTDIRAMVDERSVLAVAVETLDAIERTQPDLNAFVHVDRERVLADAAALDATTGQRGPLHGVPVGIKDLIDVAGWPVTSGSRLLARRIAQTDAEVVTSLRAAGALIVGMTLTHEFAFGGTGDVSKDGAARNPHDLGRMTGGSSAGSGAVSAAGLVPLALGTDTGGSVRIPSAFCGAVGIKTAYGDVPSTGSQDLAPNLDTIGVLAGDADVAWAGWSVLTGKPVPEAVAPTWSWLNIDRVPLIDPAVAALVREVFDAASDDATAEVSLGNWPEMRSVAASVMNREAYDVHAHQLDERRDDYEPSTWARIDAGRRVSDEQYAAARAQQAAWRQSLIDFLEPNQVLVSPTVGVTAPRIGERDMTVGGHNGNSSQIAANLTVRWNLAGFPGASVPAGEIDGLPVGLQIITTPGQEGALRAAIARVRDVVAPRGD; this is translated from the coding sequence ATGATCGAGCAGTCCCTACGCGGTCCGTTCTACGGTAAGAGCCTGACCGACATCCGAGCAATGGTCGATGAGCGATCCGTTCTCGCCGTCGCCGTCGAAACACTGGATGCGATCGAGCGCACCCAGCCCGATCTGAATGCGTTCGTGCATGTTGATCGCGAGCGGGTGCTGGCCGATGCGGCCGCACTCGATGCCACGACGGGTCAGCGCGGCCCCCTGCACGGCGTCCCCGTCGGGATCAAAGACCTTATCGACGTAGCCGGATGGCCGGTGACATCCGGGTCGCGCCTGCTGGCCCGACGCATTGCGCAGACTGACGCGGAGGTGGTGACGAGCCTGCGCGCGGCGGGAGCGTTGATCGTCGGCATGACCTTGACGCATGAGTTTGCGTTCGGCGGGACCGGGGACGTCAGCAAAGACGGCGCCGCCCGAAATCCGCACGATCTCGGGCGGATGACCGGCGGCTCGAGCGCCGGCAGCGGAGCGGTCAGTGCGGCCGGTCTGGTCCCATTGGCCTTGGGTACGGACACCGGTGGGTCGGTGCGCATTCCGTCAGCGTTCTGCGGGGCGGTGGGGATCAAGACCGCGTACGGCGACGTCCCCTCGACGGGCAGCCAGGATCTTGCGCCGAACTTGGACACGATCGGCGTACTCGCCGGCGACGCGGACGTCGCGTGGGCGGGATGGTCGGTACTGACCGGGAAACCGGTTCCCGAGGCTGTCGCGCCAACGTGGTCCTGGCTGAATATTGATCGAGTCCCACTCATCGACCCCGCGGTCGCGGCGTTGGTGCGTGAGGTGTTCGATGCGGCCAGCGACGATGCCACGGCAGAGGTGTCGCTGGGTAACTGGCCCGAGATGCGCAGCGTGGCGGCATCGGTGATGAATCGCGAAGCGTACGACGTACACGCCCATCAGCTTGATGAGCGTCGCGATGATTACGAGCCTTCGACGTGGGCGCGTATCGACGCGGGACGACGCGTGAGCGATGAGCAGTACGCCGCCGCCCGGGCGCAGCAGGCCGCCTGGCGGCAGTCGCTGATCGATTTTCTGGAGCCGAATCAAGTCCTGGTGTCGCCGACGGTCGGGGTAACGGCGCCGCGGATAGGTGAGCGGGATATGACCGTTGGCGGCCACAACGGGAACAGTTCGCAGATTGCCGCCAACCTGACGGTGCGGTGGAACCTGGCGGGCTTTCCCGGTGCGAGTGTTCCGGCGGGTGAGATTGACGGGCTCCCGGTGGGCCTGCAAATCATCACCACGCCTGGGCAGGAGGGCGCGCTGCGGGCGGCGATCGCTCGGGTGCGCGACGTTGTGGCACCTCGCGGCGACTGA
- a CDS encoding TerC family protein, with protein MSRKVPALLNQTSEILASTNPETGQPYFPWWVWAITIVAVLAVMAVDLFVVDRDPHEVGPKEAGRWVIFYISLAVVFGLGMWALVDGQHSIEFFSGWITEYSLSVDNLFVFVLIMSSFAVPKIHQHRVLLIGILIALVLRTIFIAAGSAIISSFQWVFFIFGGFLLYTAWKLAFKKEDEDEEYQESKLIRTVRKIYPVTDDYHGSKSIVKINGKRWLTPMFIVMLAIGSTDLLFALDSIPAIFGLTKEPYIVFTANAFALMGLRQLYFLIGGLLDRLVYLSHGLAIILGFIGVKLIFEAMAAVGIDWAPHIGIEISLGVIVGVLLLTTVLSLRKSNKDKELLARDEAEVAARLDGDGTTGNA; from the coding sequence GTGAGCCGGAAGGTACCTGCATTGCTGAACCAAACCAGCGAGATCCTCGCGTCCACTAACCCGGAAACCGGCCAGCCGTATTTCCCCTGGTGGGTCTGGGCGATCACGATCGTCGCCGTGCTCGCCGTGATGGCCGTGGACCTGTTCGTGGTGGACCGCGACCCGCATGAGGTAGGCCCAAAAGAGGCCGGCCGGTGGGTGATCTTCTACATCTCGCTAGCAGTCGTATTCGGGCTAGGGATGTGGGCCTTGGTGGACGGTCAACATTCCATTGAGTTCTTCTCGGGCTGGATCACCGAATATTCGCTGAGCGTCGACAACCTGTTCGTGTTCGTACTGATCATGAGCTCGTTCGCGGTGCCGAAGATTCACCAGCATCGGGTGCTACTGATCGGCATTTTGATCGCGCTGGTGCTGCGCACCATCTTTATCGCGGCGGGGTCTGCGATCATCTCCAGTTTCCAGTGGGTCTTCTTCATCTTCGGCGGCTTCCTGCTGTACACCGCATGGAAGCTCGCCTTCAAGAAGGAAGATGAGGACGAAGAGTACCAAGAAAGCAAGCTGATCCGCACGGTCCGCAAGATCTACCCGGTGACCGACGATTATCACGGGTCGAAGTCCATCGTGAAGATCAACGGCAAGCGGTGGCTGACGCCGATGTTCATCGTGATGCTGGCGATCGGATCTACCGATCTGCTGTTCGCGCTCGACTCGATTCCGGCGATCTTCGGGCTTACCAAGGAGCCGTACATCGTCTTCACCGCGAACGCGTTCGCACTCATGGGCCTACGTCAACTCTACTTCCTGATCGGTGGCCTGCTCGACCGCTTGGTGTACCTCTCACACGGTCTGGCCATCATCCTCGGCTTTATCGGCGTCAAGCTGATCTTCGAGGCAATGGCTGCGGTGGGCATCGACTGGGCGCCGCACATTGGCATTGAGATTTCGCTGGGCGTGATAGTCGGGGTGCTGTTGCTGACCACCGTGCTCAGTCTGCGCAAGTCGAACAAGGACAAGGAACTGCTGGCTCGAGACGAAGCCGAAGTCGCGGCGCGGTTGGACGGCGACGGTACGACCGGAAACGCCTAG
- the otsB gene encoding trehalose-phosphatase → MNVARTVLPAEALRAIGDLAAAEILLVASDFDGTMAQIVPVPADARPEPESVAALRDLAAQPHTDTAVISGRALDVLRELTGLYGTTNLVGSHGLEFESGLESTLSATDTERLAHINRAADLVANAHHGVEVERKPVSTAIHYRHATDSNIAAILTDIEAGPASIEGVHVTEGKKVVEVAAVHTGKGAALDQLRDRLGATVVVFLGDDVTDEDAFARLRGRDVGVKVGPGPTCATLRIADTAAVAQFLTALADARRVR, encoded by the coding sequence GTGAACGTAGCGCGCACTGTGTTGCCGGCAGAGGCGCTACGCGCCATTGGCGACCTCGCGGCCGCCGAGATCCTGCTCGTGGCCTCCGATTTCGATGGCACCATGGCACAGATCGTGCCGGTGCCCGCCGACGCCCGTCCCGAACCGGAGTCCGTTGCGGCGCTGCGCGATCTCGCGGCCCAGCCGCACACCGATACCGCCGTCATTTCTGGCCGCGCATTGGATGTGTTGCGTGAGCTCACCGGGCTCTATGGAACGACGAATCTGGTTGGATCACACGGGCTGGAATTCGAGTCGGGACTCGAATCCACACTCTCCGCCACGGACACCGAGCGTCTCGCGCACATCAACCGGGCCGCGGACCTCGTTGCCAATGCGCACCATGGCGTCGAGGTCGAGCGCAAACCGGTGAGTACGGCGATTCACTATCGGCACGCCACAGACTCGAACATCGCCGCGATTCTCACCGACATCGAAGCCGGACCGGCCTCGATCGAGGGCGTACACGTCACCGAGGGCAAGAAGGTCGTTGAGGTCGCCGCGGTACATACCGGCAAGGGCGCCGCTCTGGACCAGTTGCGCGATCGACTCGGTGCGACGGTCGTGGTGTTCCTTGGCGACGACGTCACCGACGAGGACGCCTTCGCACGCTTGCGCGGCAGAGATGTAGGGGTCAAGGTTGGACCCGGCCCGACCTGCGCCACACTGCGAATTGCCGACACCGCCGCCGTCGCACAGTTCCTCACCGCGTTGGCCGACGCCCGTCGCGTGCGCTGA
- a CDS encoding alpha,alpha-trehalose-phosphate synthase (UDP-forming), with product MSSLSDFVVVANRLPVDRVVAHDGQKSWRRSPGGLVTAVEPLMRKQAGSAAWIGWTGDASESSDEQLPSFENDGLILHPVPLTEDDIEEYYEGFSNTSLWPLYHDAIVPAEYHRHWWNAYVRVNRRFAEAAARVAAPGAFVWVHDYQLQLVPAMLRELRRDLRIGFFLHIPFPPNELFSQLPWRTQIIEGLLGADLVGFQTPGGSGNFLRLTRSLLGLKPARGAVPVDTRVVRAHSFPISIDVDSFAELAATESVQRRAAQIRAELGNPDHILLGIDRLDYTKGIGTRLEAFEELLLERKVDPDSTVMIQVATPSRERVEAYRLLRENVERTVGRINGAYGSVGRPAVVYIHRSLPREEIVALYLAADLMLVTPFRDGMNLVAKEYVVCRLDGTGALVLSEFAGSALELRQAFRVNPYDIEGLKNTYLAALQADDEEKRRRIRTLQRQIHRNDVASWARTYVDYMDDAHQRSRKDSGA from the coding sequence GTGTCCTCCCTGAGCGATTTCGTCGTCGTAGCAAACCGACTCCCCGTCGACCGCGTCGTCGCGCACGACGGCCAAAAGTCCTGGCGTCGGTCACCTGGTGGTCTAGTCACCGCCGTCGAGCCGCTGATGCGTAAGCAGGCCGGTTCGGCAGCGTGGATCGGATGGACCGGAGACGCATCGGAGAGTTCTGACGAGCAGTTGCCGTCCTTTGAGAATGACGGACTGATACTGCACCCCGTTCCGCTGACTGAGGACGATATCGAGGAGTACTACGAAGGCTTCTCGAACACGTCATTGTGGCCGCTGTATCACGACGCCATCGTTCCGGCCGAGTATCACCGACATTGGTGGAATGCCTACGTACGCGTCAATCGACGGTTCGCTGAGGCTGCCGCGCGCGTCGCGGCACCCGGCGCATTCGTGTGGGTGCACGATTACCAGTTACAACTCGTACCGGCGATGCTGCGTGAACTGCGACGGGACCTGCGCATCGGGTTCTTCCTCCATATCCCATTTCCACCGAACGAGTTGTTCAGCCAACTCCCGTGGCGGACTCAGATCATCGAAGGGCTGCTTGGCGCGGATCTGGTCGGTTTTCAGACCCCCGGCGGTTCCGGAAACTTCCTGCGGCTTACGCGCAGTCTGCTCGGCCTCAAACCCGCTCGGGGCGCGGTTCCGGTCGACACACGCGTGGTTCGTGCGCACAGCTTCCCGATCTCGATCGACGTCGATAGTTTCGCCGAACTCGCGGCCACTGAGTCGGTACAGCGACGTGCCGCGCAGATCCGCGCCGAGCTTGGCAATCCCGACCACATCCTGCTCGGCATTGACCGGTTGGACTACACCAAGGGAATTGGCACCCGATTAGAGGCATTCGAGGAATTGCTGCTCGAGCGCAAGGTGGACCCTGACAGCACGGTGATGATCCAGGTTGCAACGCCAAGTCGAGAACGCGTCGAGGCGTACCGGTTGCTGCGCGAGAACGTCGAACGCACCGTCGGCCGCATCAATGGTGCCTACGGCAGCGTTGGCCGCCCGGCAGTCGTCTACATTCACCGCTCGCTGCCACGCGAAGAGATTGTCGCGTTGTATCTCGCAGCCGACCTGATGCTCGTCACACCGTTCCGCGATGGGATGAATCTGGTGGCCAAGGAGTACGTCGTATGCCGATTGGACGGCACTGGCGCATTGGTGCTGTCAGAGTTTGCCGGGTCTGCGCTGGAACTGCGACAAGCATTTCGCGTGAACCCGTACGACATCGAAGGGCTCAAGAACACCTACCTCGCCGCGCTGCAGGCCGACGATGAAGAAAAGCGTAGACGGATACGGACATTGCAACGCCAGATTCACCGAAACGACGTCGCCTCCTGGGCACGCACGTACGTCGATTACATGGACGACGCCCATCAGCGCAGCCGAAAGGACTCTGGAGCGTGA
- a CDS encoding enoyl-CoA hydratase/isomerase family protein yields MSKQYELILTEQRDAVLLITLNRPDRMNAWTPAMSAEMSDAIEAANADDSIGAIVVTGAGRGFCAGADIGAVFEKNLEESADKEPEKPQVGDWVALCRRSKPLIAAVNGPSIGVGLTMILPFDQIVASSTAKLSARFVKMGLVTELASSHYLISRCGWGAGSWLALSGTTILGDEAAQLGLVDRAVEPERVLEVAMDMATELSGNPPAQLRFVKELLTANAVETDLNLIQQREHDLLEKSYKTPDHAEAIAAFMEKRPPVFR; encoded by the coding sequence ATGAGCAAACAGTACGAACTGATTCTCACCGAGCAGCGGGACGCTGTCCTGCTGATCACGCTGAACCGGCCCGACCGGATGAATGCATGGACACCGGCGATGAGCGCGGAGATGTCCGATGCGATCGAGGCCGCGAACGCCGACGACAGCATCGGCGCGATCGTTGTCACGGGTGCCGGGCGCGGTTTCTGCGCAGGCGCCGACATTGGCGCGGTCTTCGAGAAGAACCTCGAGGAGTCGGCCGACAAGGAGCCTGAGAAGCCGCAGGTGGGGGACTGGGTCGCGCTGTGCCGCCGCTCGAAGCCGTTGATCGCCGCCGTGAACGGCCCGTCGATCGGTGTCGGGTTGACGATGATTCTGCCGTTCGATCAGATCGTCGCATCGAGTACGGCGAAACTGTCCGCGCGCTTCGTGAAGATGGGGCTGGTTACGGAACTGGCGTCGTCCCACTACCTGATTTCGCGGTGCGGCTGGGGCGCGGGCAGCTGGCTTGCGCTGAGCGGTACGACGATTCTTGGTGATGAGGCGGCGCAGCTTGGCCTGGTCGACCGCGCTGTCGAGCCAGAACGTGTGCTTGAGGTTGCGATGGATATGGCGACCGAACTGTCCGGCAATCCGCCGGCCCAGTTGCGGTTTGTGAAGGAACTGCTGACTGCGAACGCGGTCGAGACCGATTTGAACCTGATTCAGCAGCGCGAGCATGACCTGTTGGAGAAGTCGTACAAGACTCCGGATCACGCCGAGGCGATCGCGGCGTTCATGGAGAAACGTCCGCCAGTCTTCCGATAG
- a CDS encoding peptidyl-alpha-hydroxyglycine alpha-amidating lyase family protein translates to MPAEKMNARLVDDWEQLPAGWSHPDVVDVDIDAHGRAFVFNRGEHPVIVYDRDGSFVTSWGEGLFTHPHSLTFGPDGTVYCTDDFDHTLRRFTPEGELLMMIGTPGVPGDSRVDDSENHRLDMMSTAVPKERKHAGSPFNGVTDCAILSDGQIYVSDGYGNARVHVFDLDGNHEFSWGEAGEAPGEFTLPHGIAASPDEQHLYVADRENSRIQIFDRNGKFVDLIAGVNRPCALAFGPDELLYVAELGMRAGLGPWITSTGPDAPGGSCSVWTATGEMLSRWGSPDPAAAGSFFAPHGIAVDANGDVYVGEVTWSAGGRTGAVPADCHTLQKFTWA, encoded by the coding sequence GTGCCGGCTGAAAAGATGAACGCGAGACTCGTCGATGACTGGGAGCAGCTGCCCGCCGGCTGGTCGCACCCCGACGTCGTGGACGTCGACATCGACGCGCACGGACGGGCATTCGTGTTCAACCGCGGCGAGCACCCCGTCATCGTCTATGACCGCGACGGATCCTTTGTGACCTCCTGGGGTGAGGGCTTGTTCACGCATCCGCACAGCCTCACCTTCGGCCCCGACGGAACCGTCTACTGCACCGACGATTTCGACCACACACTGCGGCGGTTCACCCCCGAAGGCGAACTGCTCATGATGATCGGGACGCCGGGTGTGCCTGGCGACTCCCGCGTGGACGACAGCGAGAATCACCGCCTCGACATGATGAGCACGGCCGTGCCCAAGGAGCGCAAGCACGCCGGAAGCCCATTCAACGGAGTGACGGATTGCGCCATTCTCAGCGACGGCCAGATCTACGTCTCAGATGGGTACGGCAACGCTCGTGTGCATGTCTTTGACCTCGATGGCAACCACGAGTTCTCCTGGGGCGAGGCGGGAGAGGCGCCCGGGGAGTTCACCCTGCCGCACGGGATCGCAGCCTCGCCTGACGAACAGCATCTGTACGTTGCCGACCGCGAAAACAGTCGTATCCAGATTTTCGACCGTAACGGCAAGTTCGTGGACCTGATCGCGGGTGTGAATCGGCCCTGTGCGCTCGCGTTCGGACCGGACGAACTGCTCTACGTAGCCGAACTCGGCATGCGCGCGGGCCTCGGCCCGTGGATTACCAGCACAGGACCGGACGCCCCGGGCGGCAGTTGCTCGGTATGGACCGCTACCGGCGAGATGCTGTCCCGCTGGGGATCGCCCGATCCAGCCGCAGCGGGCTCATTCTTCGCCCCGCACGGCATCGCGGTAGACGCGAATGGCGACGTGTACGTCGGCGAAGTCACCTGGTCGGCGGGCGGCCGTACCGGAGCGGTCCCGGCCGACTGCCACACTCTGCAAAAGTTCACCTGGGCCTAG
- a CDS encoding MBL fold metallo-hydrolase, with amino-acid sequence MTYNGHIDSGTTSEPINTSALEITKASVGPMDNNAYLLRCTATGNGLLIDAANEPERLVELVRERLGDGILETIVTTHRHQDHWLGLEMLMGVVGAVAYAHPEDAPELPIPTDPLVHGDKVKCGDVELDVIHLRGHTPGSIALYWRDPNGSGHLFSGDSLFPGGVGKTWEPGDFEQLLSDVEERIFSLPEDTVVYPGHGDDTTLAAERGSLDEWRARGW; translated from the coding sequence GTGACCTACAACGGCCACATCGATTCCGGGACCACGTCTGAGCCGATCAACACCAGCGCGCTGGAGATCACCAAGGCGAGCGTCGGGCCGATGGACAACAATGCATACCTTCTGCGGTGCACGGCCACCGGGAACGGGCTGCTGATTGACGCAGCGAACGAACCCGAACGGCTGGTAGAACTTGTCCGCGAACGCCTCGGGGACGGAATCCTGGAGACGATCGTGACCACCCACCGCCATCAGGACCACTGGCTGGGTCTGGAAATGCTGATGGGCGTGGTCGGCGCCGTGGCGTACGCACACCCCGAGGACGCGCCCGAACTCCCGATCCCCACCGACCCGCTGGTACACGGCGACAAGGTCAAGTGCGGGGACGTCGAACTGGACGTCATTCACCTGCGCGGGCACACCCCGGGTTCGATTGCGCTGTACTGGCGGGACCCGAACGGTAGCGGCCACCTGTTCAGCGGCGACTCACTCTTCCCCGGCGGCGTCGGCAAAACGTGGGAGCCCGGAGACTTCGAGCAGTTGCTGTCGGATGTAGAGGAGCGCATCTTCTCGCTGCCTGAGGACACCGTCGTATATCCGGGGCACGGTGACGACACGACGCTCGCGGCTGAACGCGGTTCGCTCGATGAATGGCGCGCCCGCGGCTGGTAG